In one Cloacibacillus porcorum genomic region, the following are encoded:
- the dctP gene encoding TRAP transporter substrate-binding protein DctP, translating to MMNYRKFFQLVAIIIVVLLAQSGAQAATWKLSHMRAEGSEVDADTKWFADEAKKATNGRVNIAIYPSSVLGDYSVVQERISIGDVEMMLACINSTVDRMAMLPVFPFIVKDWKEARTAYGRGGVIYREMEKLFDRQNIHMLTVWPAYFGGIILSKDAKGLKDPTVKKNLKLRTPFDVAYSLVLESQGFMATPIALSDTFSAMQTGIVDGAIGAGAEGYYSNFRDMAKVYLPINDHFECWFFIVNKDVWNGLSPEDRDKLTKLANKLHDRRWAEAPKAQAMHEKNLESAGIKVIRYTDKEMNIIQEQAKKKVWPALYKENPVVSEKLINEVLNSLKK from the coding sequence ATGATGAACTACCGTAAGTTTTTCCAGTTAGTCGCAATTATTATCGTCGTATTGTTAGCTCAAAGCGGGGCACAGGCTGCAACGTGGAAACTTTCTCATATGAGGGCGGAAGGTTCAGAAGTCGATGCCGATACAAAGTGGTTTGCAGATGAGGCTAAAAAAGCGACAAACGGAAGAGTCAATATCGCTATTTATCCGTCAAGTGTGTTAGGCGACTATAGTGTTGTACAGGAAAGAATCAGCATCGGCGACGTAGAGATGATGCTTGCATGCATCAATTCTACGGTGGATAGGATGGCGATGCTTCCTGTTTTTCCGTTTATAGTGAAAGATTGGAAGGAAGCAAGAACCGCCTATGGGCGCGGAGGCGTTATATACCGTGAGATGGAAAAGCTCTTTGATCGCCAGAACATTCACATGCTGACGGTTTGGCCGGCATATTTTGGCGGGATTATTCTCAGCAAAGATGCGAAGGGGTTAAAGGATCCTACGGTTAAGAAAAACCTTAAATTGAGAACTCCTTTTGACGTTGCCTACTCTCTCGTTCTTGAATCTCAAGGGTTTATGGCAACACCTATCGCTCTGAGCGATACATTTTCAGCTATGCAGACGGGGATAGTTGACGGTGCCATCGGTGCGGGAGCGGAGGGGTATTACTCAAATTTCCGCGACATGGCAAAGGTTTATCTCCCAATTAACGATCACTTCGAGTGCTGGTTTTTTATTGTAAACAAAGACGTATGGAACGGCCTCTCTCCGGAAGACCGTGACAAGCTGACAAAGCTCGCAAATAAATTACATGACAGGCGTTGGGCGGAAGCGCCGAAAGCCCAGGCGATGCATGAAAAAAATCTTGAGTCAGCCGGTATAAAGGTTATCAGATACACGGATAAAGAAATGAATATAATTCAGGAACAGGCGAAAAAGAAGGTGTGGCCTGCGCTGTATAAAGAGAATCCTGTCGTTTCCGAAAAACTAATAAACGAAGTGCTTAACTCGCTGAAGAAATAA
- a CDS encoding TRAP transporter large permease produces the protein MLTIVLLDILLVIVLLILAVPLPFCFGGALLFMSVFGEVSMKSMMLWGFSQMLNPILLASPLFILSGTLMGGSGIAKRLLDFVDVFIGHIKGGLGVVCCFTCAVIGAISGSGFTGVAATGPILIPRMVEQGYPRGYATALLTVSSILGLLIPPSAIMILYGWVTGTSILACFMSTAGPGLLITVNLSILNLYLVRRYNMPLDIDSIETVRQKRKELGSRTINALPALLMPVIILGGIYGGIFTATEAAAVSAAYAIPVGFWIYKGFKKGDFFKLCREAATSSGALMTMILFCLILSQTYVILKVPQALVEFMFSITHNKFILLIMVNIFLFTVGMIVNDGTGMILCAPMLLPLVQELGITPIHFAAIMGVNLAMGGVTPPYASILYLGMRVGKCSFNEILKPTIIFLVFGYLPVILLTTYWAPLSLFIPSLFGLN, from the coding sequence ATTGTGTTGTTGGATATTTTATTAGTCATAGTGTTGTTGATACTTGCTGTCCCTCTTCCGTTTTGCTTTGGCGGGGCTCTTCTTTTTATGAGCGTGTTTGGTGAAGTTTCAATGAAGAGCATGATGTTATGGGGATTTTCTCAAATGTTGAACCCTATTCTTTTGGCAAGCCCCTTGTTCATTCTCTCCGGCACTCTGATGGGCGGCTCAGGAATAGCAAAAAGGCTGCTTGACTTTGTAGATGTGTTTATCGGACATATAAAAGGCGGACTTGGCGTGGTTTGCTGTTTTACATGTGCCGTTATCGGAGCCATTTCCGGCAGTGGTTTTACAGGTGTTGCCGCTACTGGGCCAATCCTTATTCCAAGAATGGTTGAACAAGGCTATCCTCGCGGGTACGCAACAGCGCTGCTGACAGTGTCGTCCATTTTAGGATTGCTTATCCCTCCCAGCGCGATCATGATATTGTACGGCTGGGTTACGGGAACGTCTATCCTTGCCTGCTTTATGTCTACAGCCGGTCCTGGCTTGCTTATCACCGTCAATCTTTCAATTTTAAATCTATATCTGGTGCGGAGATACAATATGCCCCTGGACATAGACTCGATTGAGACGGTACGTCAAAAGAGAAAAGAGCTTGGCTCAAGAACTATAAACGCCCTGCCCGCACTTTTAATGCCAGTTATCATACTTGGTGGAATCTATGGCGGTATATTTACGGCAACAGAAGCAGCCGCCGTATCGGCGGCATATGCGATTCCCGTCGGTTTCTGGATATATAAAGGATTTAAGAAAGGTGATTTCTTTAAGCTTTGCCGTGAAGCAGCCACATCCTCTGGCGCTTTGATGACAATGATCCTTTTCTGTCTAATATTGAGCCAAACATACGTAATTCTCAAGGTGCCGCAGGCTCTGGTAGAATTTATGTTTAGTATCACGCACAATAAGTTCATACTTTTAATTATGGTCAACATATTCCTTTTCACAGTTGGCATGATCGTTAACGACGGTACGGGAATGATACTTTGTGCTCCTATGTTGCTGCCGCTTGTGCAAGAGCTGGGTATCACGCCAATCCACTTTGCCGCGATTATGGGAGTGAACCTTGCTATGGGCGGAGTAACGCCGCCGTATGCAAGCATCCTATATCTGGGAATGCGTGTCGGTAAGTGCTCGTTTAATGAAATTCTCAAACCGACGATTATATTCTTAGTTTTCGGTTATCTTCCCGTAATACTATTGACCACATATTGGGCACCTCTGTCGCTGTTCATCCCGAGCCTTTTTGGCTTAAATTAA